Proteins encoded within one genomic window of Oryza brachyantha chromosome 7, ObraRS2, whole genome shotgun sequence:
- the LOC102703051 gene encoding pectinesterase QRT1 codes for MATGVLAVVVAAAAIVVMVAGGAAGVGGDGFITWEDLSMPAGAAGAARSSTWDDTAGGGGKRSAGGEQGTTTIVVSPDGTGHSRTVQGAVDMVPAGNTRRVKILVRPGVYREKVTVPITKPFVSLIGMGTGRTVITWHSRASDVDASGHQVGTFYSASVAVEADYFCASHITFENSAPAAPPGAVGQQAVALRLSGDKTMLYRCRILGTQDTLFDNIGRHYLYNCDIQGSIDFIFGNARSLYQGCTLHAVATSYGAIAASQRSSPAEESGFSFVGCRLTGSGMLYLGRAWGKYSRVVYSYCDLSGIVVPQGWSDWGDQSRTKTVLFGEYSCKGPGASTAQRVPWSRALTFEEARPFIGRSFINGEQWLRL; via the exons ATGGCCACGGGCGTgcttgccgtcgtcgtcgcggcggccgccatcGTCGTGATGGTGGCCGGCGGTGCGGCCGGAGTGGGAGGCGACGGGTTCATCACGTGGGAGGACCTGAGCATGCCGGCCGGGGCCGCAGGCGCCGCGCGGAGCAGCACGTGGGACgacacggccggcggcggtggcaagaggagcgccggcggcgagcaggggacgacgacgatcgTGGTGTCGCCGGACGGCACGGGCCACTCGAGGACGGTGCAGGGCGCCGTCGACATGGTCCCCGCCGGCAACACGAGGAGGGTCAAGATCCTCGTCAGGCCAGGCGTCTACAG GGAGAAGGTGACGGTGCCGATCACGAAGCCGTTCGTGTCGCTGATCGGCATGGGCACCGGCCGGACGGTGATCACGTGGCACTCGCGCGCGTCCGACGTCGACGCCTCCGGCCACCAGGTCGGCACCTTCTACtccgcctccgtcgccgtcgaggccgaCTACTTCTGCGCCAGCCACATCACCTTCGAG AActcggcgccggccgcgccgccgggggcGGTGGGGCAGCAGGCGGTGGCGCTGCGGCTGTCCGGCGACAAGACGATGCTGTACAGGTGCAGGATACTGGGGACGCAGGACACGCTCTTCGACAACATCGGGAGGCACTACCTCTACAACTGCGACATCCAGGGCTCCATCGATTTCATCTTTGGCAACGCAAGGTCCTTGTACCAG GGCTGCACGCTGCACGCCGTGGCGACGAGCTACGGCGCGATCGCGGCGTCGCagcggagctcgccggcggaggAGTCGGGGTTCAGCTTCGTCGGCTGCAGGCTCACCGGCTCCGGCATGCTCTACCTGGGAAGAGCATGGGGAAAATACTCAAGAGTGGTCTACTCCTACTGTGACCTCAGTGGCATCGTCGTGCCCCAGGGATGGAGCGACTGGGGTGATCAATCAAGAACAAA GACGGTGCTGTTCGGAGAGTACAGCTGCAAGGGGCCAGGTGCGAGCACGGCGCAGAGGGTGCCGTGGTCGCGGGCGCTCACCTTCGAGGAGGCGCGGCCGTTCATCGGCCGGAGCTTCATCAACGGCGAGCAGTGGCTCCGGCTATAG
- the LOC102708073 gene encoding uncharacterized protein LOC102708073, with amino-acid sequence MKADHHHHGGFHSSTPATKISIPISAGGGAEAALLGKGRYKAWALAAIALLALWSMFAASVSIRWSSGDLAATFGDLPDPLIDDLDPLEMEEREKLVRRMWDVYTRTGDRVRLPRFWQEAFEAAYEELAGDDMQASEMAVSEIARMSVHRPELEQSSNKY; translated from the exons ATGAAggccgaccaccaccaccacggcggcTTCCACTCCTCCACGCCGGCGACCAAGATCTCCATCCCCATctccgcgggcggcggcgcggaggcggcgctgctCGGCAAGGGGCGGTACAAGGCGTGGGCgctcgccgccatcgccctcCTCGCGCTCTGGTCCATGttcgccgcctccgtctccATCCGCTGGTCCTCCGGCGACCTCGCCGCCACGTTCGGGGACTTGCCCGATCCGCTCATCGACGACCTCGACCCCCTC GagatggaggaaagagagaagcTAGTACGCCGGATGTGGGATGTGTACACGCGCACCGGTGATCGGGTACGGCTTCCACGGTTCTGGCAAGAAGCATTTGAGGCAGCATATGAGGAGCTTGCTGGTGATGATATGCAGGCGAGTGAGATGGCCGTGTCTGAGATTGCTCGCATGTCAGTCCACAGGCCTGAGCTTGAGCAATCGTCAAACAAGTATTAG
- the LOC102708352 gene encoding acidic leucine-rich nuclear phosphoprotein 32-related protein 1 — protein sequence MDEAWERAVEAALQAAGDGGSSSPARSLTLDGAVKCLHGRLPAAEILERYQSLEHLSIAGVGVASLAGFPRLRNLTRLTLSDNRIAGGLDHLVAAGLGALRDLDLSNNRIQDVGDLAPLANLRLVSLDLYECPVTRVKDYRSKVFGMIRTLKYLDKMDADENERPESDDDDDDGDGDGDGEEEEDDDDDEDEDPGSGEVANGGVSHPRGGVAMHPVEVNGVIDVDEDESDADEVVPNGGAEHHHGANGFRVAAVGGAPDEDEYVEEEDDDDEEDYDEEDDLGEEIDEDGDDEDAVIEVHDVPSSSDEEEDGIEDEDDEDDEDEEEVEDDGEEAEPEISGRVALPVGDGVGEEIDGHEHGEGEDEDENGEIGEEDGERLEDDRVYGEENDDEDEDVDDEDEDTEYLVQPIAQPQAMAIGNDLDAAEADDADEDRDEVDDDDDGGTDLPSSSQGAKRKRDDNPSGSGDDDEDDDGVEDLRPFKHH from the exons ATGGACGAGGCGTGGGagagggcggtggaggcggcgctgcAGGCCGCTGGGGACGGGGGGAGCTCGTCTCCGGCGAGGAGCCTGACGCTGGATGGCGCCGTGAAGTGCCTGCACGGGCGGCTCCCCGCGGCGGAGATTCTGGAGCGGTACCAGAGCCTGGAGCACCTGTCGATCGCCGGCGTCGGGGTCGCCTCGCTCGCCGGGTTCCCCCGGCTGCGGAACCTGACGCGCCTGACGCTCTCCGACAACCGCATCGCCGGCGGGCTCGACCACCTCGTCGCCGCGGGGCTGGGCGCGCTGCGCGACCTCGACCTCAGCAACAATCGAATCCAGGACGTGGGCGACCTCGCGCCGCTGGCCAACCTCCGACTCGTCTCGCTCGACCTCTACGAGTGCCCCGTCACCCGGGTCAAGGATTACAGATCCAAGGTGTTCGGCATGATCCGGACGCTCAAGTACCTCGACAAGATGGACGCCGACGAGAACGAGCGGCCAGAGtcggatgacgacgacgacgacggggatggcgatggcgacggtgaggaggaggaggacgacgatgaTGACGAGGATGAGGATCCTGGCAGCGGCGAGGTGGCCAACGGAGGCGTCTCCCACCCGCGTGGTGGCGTGGCGATGCACCCGGTGGAGGTGAATGGGGTCATCGATGTGGACGAAGATGAGAGCGATGCCGATGAGGTTGTGCCGAACGGGGGAGCCGAACACCACCATGGCGCGAATGGGTTTCGGGTCGCGGCGGTTGGGGGAGCCCCTGACGAGGATGAATatgtggaggaggaagacgacgatgaTGAGGAAGACTACGATGAGGAGGATGATTTGGGGGAGGAGATCGATGAGGATGGTGATGACGAAGACGCTGTTATTGAGGTGCATGATGTGCCAAGTAGTAGTgatgaggaggaagatggCATCGAGGACGAGGATGATGAGGACGATGAGGATGAAGAGGAGGTTGAGGATGATGGTGAGGAGGCTGAGCCAGAGATTAGTGGGAGGGTAGCTTTGCCAGTGGGGGACGGCGTTGGAGAAGAGATTGATGGGCATGAGCATGGAGAGGGGGAAGATGAGGATGAGAACGGTGAGATTGGAGAGGAGGATGGCGAGAGATTGGAGGATGATAGGGTTTATGGGGAGGAGAATGATGACGAAGACGAGGATGTGGATGATGAG GATGAAGACACAGAATATCTTGTCCAGCCAATTGCTCAGCCTCAGGCCATGGCCATTGGAAACGACCTCGACGCAGCTGAGGCTGATGATGCCGATGAAGACAGAGATGAGGttgatgacgatgatgatggtggcacGGACTTGCCCTCATCCTCGCAGGGCGCCAAGCGGAAGAGAGATGATAATCCATCGGGCAGTGGggatgatgatgaggatgaCGATGGTGTTGAGGATCTGAGGCCCTTCAAGCACCACTGA